The following are encoded together in the Gemmatimonadota bacterium genome:
- a CDS encoding SusC/RagA family TonB-linked outer membrane protein — translation MHPPLVMRVLALAAFLGTLAPASLAAQSQLGSITGRVTDAATGQPIAAAQLAVVGSNVGTQTSTEGQYTLRGVAPGTVQVRVLRLGFGEQRQSATVVSGQATTLNFQLNALAVTLNPVVTTATGQQRRVEVGNAIAQVDASQLVESKPVSGMADLLTSRAAGVLVTPGTQTGAGTRIRIRGTSSLSLTNNPIVVIDGVRVEASTGSSSVSVGGTQTSRFDDLNPEEFESIEVVRGPSAATLYGTDAANGVIVITTKKGTAGRPQWSFYSEQTGITDRNDYPTAWWGWRTGPTAATTSTPSNTVQCFLSQVVAGQCVQDSVTSYNLHDDKESTPYGTGYRRQYGAQLRGGSDVSRYFLHGEYENEDGVTKVPEFEQRWLARNNRSLSSRQENPGMRGRVTGRSNINITLPRNAEMQVNAGFTSQDIYLPRSDDSGTPGIAANTFGGPGFKYNLNPQGDTLFGWRQFTPRDIYQTETTQSIERFIGSVNANWRAADWLTTRANFGLDYTNRLDSQLCRFDNCTNTGQDRLGFKTDNRTNFFVYTVDAGVTGTRRLSETLESKTTAGFQFYRNIFNRNGATGTQLPPGATTVTAGSVAAADETTAESRTLGAFVEQAVSFRDKLFVTGAVRSDRNSAFGADFKTVFYPKLSASWLISEEGFFPKANWINQLRVRSAYGASGVQPGTIDAVQFFSSSVYRGESGDQPALVYTALGNRQLKPERSTELEMGFDGTFFDSRLTTELTYYRKSSKDALISRILPPSIGTGATARLENLGEVQNTGWEALINAQILRRDALGWDVSINASTNDNELVSLGGVPPIVGATQQQKEGYPLYGWWSRRLKSYADKNGDGIIRYSADPNLTEITVSDTAEFHGYPLPRYEFALTNSIELFKRALRLSAMIDYKGGNLVYNNSERIRCASRFNCEGLINPQAPLFEQARTVMVREHPSRSVAGFFEDGDFIRFREISAVWNVPRDWTTRLTRGRSLSVTAAVRNLGLLWTNYLGVDPESFGTTGDAPSSFQAFGPPTFFAFRVNLAY, via the coding sequence ATGCATCCACCACTCGTTATGCGCGTGCTCGCACTGGCGGCGTTCCTCGGAACGTTGGCGCCAGCCTCCCTCGCGGCGCAGTCCCAGCTCGGGAGTATCACTGGCCGCGTGACCGACGCGGCGACCGGGCAACCCATCGCCGCCGCCCAACTCGCCGTCGTCGGGAGCAACGTCGGGACGCAGACCAGTACGGAGGGGCAGTACACCTTGCGCGGCGTCGCCCCCGGCACCGTCCAGGTCCGCGTCCTGCGGCTCGGCTTCGGCGAGCAGCGGCAGTCGGCGACCGTGGTGTCGGGACAGGCCACCACGCTCAACTTCCAGCTCAACGCCCTCGCGGTGACGCTGAACCCCGTCGTGACCACCGCCACCGGGCAGCAGCGCCGCGTCGAGGTCGGGAACGCGATCGCGCAGGTCGATGCCTCGCAGCTCGTCGAGTCCAAGCCCGTGTCGGGGATGGCGGACCTCCTCACCTCGCGCGCCGCGGGGGTCCTTGTGACCCCCGGCACGCAGACCGGGGCGGGGACGCGCATCCGCATTCGCGGAACCAGCTCGCTCTCTCTCACCAACAACCCGATCGTCGTCATCGACGGCGTGCGCGTGGAGGCGTCCACCGGTTCGTCTTCGGTGAGCGTCGGCGGCACGCAAACGTCGCGCTTCGACGACCTCAATCCCGAGGAGTTCGAGTCGATCGAAGTGGTGCGTGGTCCGTCGGCCGCGACCCTCTACGGCACCGACGCCGCCAACGGCGTCATCGTGATCACGACCAAGAAGGGGACCGCCGGCCGCCCGCAGTGGTCGTTCTACTCGGAGCAGACCGGGATCACCGACCGCAACGACTATCCCACCGCCTGGTGGGGATGGCGCACCGGGCCGACCGCGGCCACGACGTCGACGCCGTCCAACACGGTGCAGTGCTTCCTGTCGCAGGTGGTGGCGGGCCAGTGCGTGCAGGACAGTGTCACCAGCTACAACCTGCACGACGACAAGGAGTCCACACCCTACGGGACCGGCTATCGGCGCCAGTACGGGGCGCAGCTGCGCGGCGGCTCGGATGTGTCGCGCTACTTCCTGCACGGCGAGTACGAAAACGAGGACGGCGTCACCAAGGTCCCCGAGTTCGAGCAGCGCTGGCTGGCGCGCAACAACCGCTCGCTCAGCAGCCGCCAGGAGAATCCCGGCATGCGCGGGCGCGTGACCGGGCGCAGCAACATCAACATCACGCTGCCGCGCAACGCGGAAATGCAGGTCAACGCCGGCTTCACGTCGCAGGACATCTACCTGCCGCGCAGCGATGACTCCGGCACGCCGGGCATTGCCGCCAACACCTTCGGTGGCCCCGGCTTCAAGTACAACCTCAACCCGCAGGGTGACACGCTCTTCGGGTGGCGCCAGTTCACGCCGCGCGACATCTACCAGACCGAAACGACGCAGTCGATCGAGCGCTTCATCGGCTCGGTCAACGCGAACTGGCGTGCGGCCGACTGGCTGACGACGCGCGCGAACTTCGGGCTGGACTACACCAACCGCCTCGATTCGCAGCTCTGCCGCTTCGACAACTGCACCAACACCGGGCAGGACCGCCTGGGCTTCAAGACCGACAACCGCACCAACTTCTTCGTCTACACCGTCGACGCCGGCGTGACCGGCACGCGTCGCCTGTCGGAAACGCTCGAGTCCAAGACGACGGCGGGCTTCCAGTTCTACCGCAACATCTTCAACCGCAACGGCGCCACCGGGACGCAGCTGCCGCCGGGGGCCACCACGGTCACCGCCGGCTCGGTCGCCGCCGCCGATGAGACGACCGCCGAAAGCCGCACGCTCGGCGCCTTCGTGGAGCAGGCCGTCTCGTTCCGCGACAAGCTCTTCGTGACCGGCGCGGTGCGCTCCGATCGCAACAGCGCCTTCGGCGCCGACTTCAAGACGGTCTTCTATCCCAAGCTCTCCGCCTCGTGGCTCATCAGCGAGGAAGGGTTCTTTCCCAAGGCCAACTGGATCAACCAGCTGCGCGTGCGCTCGGCGTACGGCGCCTCGGGGGTCCAGCCCGGCACCATCGACGCCGTGCAGTTCTTCTCGTCGTCGGTCTACCGCGGCGAGAGCGGCGACCAGCCGGCGCTCGTGTACACGGCGCTCGGCAACCGCCAGCTCAAGCCGGAGCGTTCCACCGAACTCGAGATGGGCTTCGACGGCACCTTCTTCGATTCGCGCCTGACGACGGAGCTCACGTACTACCGCAAGTCGTCCAAGGACGCGCTCATCTCGCGCATCCTCCCCCCCTCGATCGGGACGGGCGCCACGGCGCGCCTCGAGAACCTGGGCGAGGTGCAGAACACGGGGTGGGAAGCGCTCATCAACGCGCAGATCCTGCGCCGCGACGCGTTAGGCTGGGACGTCTCCATCAACGCCTCCACCAACGACAACGAGCTCGTGAGCCTGGGCGGCGTCCCGCCGATCGTGGGCGCCACGCAGCAGCAGAAGGAAGGCTACCCGCTGTATGGCTGGTGGTCGCGCCGCCTCAAGAGCTACGCGGACAAGAACGGCGACGGGATCATCCGCTACAGCGCCGACCCCAACCTCACCGAGATCACCGTCTCCGACACGGCCGAGTTCCATGGGTATCCGCTGCCGCGCTACGAGTTCGCGCTGACCAACAGCATCGAACTCTTCAAGCGCGCGCTGCGCCTCTCGGCGATGATCGACTACAAGGGTGGCAACCTCGTGTACAACAACTCGGAGCGCATCCGTTGCGCCTCGCGCTTCAACTGCGAGGGGCTCATCAACCCCCAGGCGCCGTTGTTCGAACAGGCACGCACCGTCATGGTGCGCGAGCACCCGAGCCGTTCGGTCGCCGGCTTCTTCGAGGACGGGGACTTCATCCGCTTCCGTGAGATCTCGGCGGTGTGGAACGTCCCGCGCGACTGGACCACGCGCTTGACCCGTGGCCGCTCGCTCTCGGTGACGGCGGCGGTGCGCAACCTCGGCCTCCTCTGGACCAACTATCTCGGCGTCGACCCCGAGTCGTTCGGCACCACCGGTGATGCGCCGTCGTCGTTCCAGGCCTTTGGCCCGCCGACCTTCTTCGCCTTCCGCGTCAACCTTGCCTACTAG
- a CDS encoding Rieske 2Fe-2S domain-containing protein: MSDRPPHFPLVPHGWYYVAPVEKMRRPVELRLGDREYVAFATGRQVHVLDGRCSHFGAHLARGNVVGDCLECPLHGWRFRGDGTCEQTPSGEDPPAAAAVRSYPIAMLGGHLFFHTDSGHRAPAPFFADVAPDDLISAPPFSFDVAMPWWMVSTNGFDTQHFLTAHDRRLAGPPEVLRDDAVFEARAAFDVVGGEWRDRVTRLVSGPRTEMTVRNAGGALILVTSRFRRTVTYGLVSIHPRSRTQSHVRTIVWKRPRAGPARAFDAVDVLLRASFIRAFIQPDIVAGEGIQFDPRRTIAADAVVTRYLAWLAEHSVAAHSDEPLSGARRGAHLGDALPESAGDH; the protein is encoded by the coding sequence GTGAGCGACCGCCCGCCGCACTTCCCGCTCGTCCCGCACGGGTGGTACTACGTCGCCCCGGTCGAGAAGATGCGACGCCCCGTCGAGCTCCGCCTGGGGGATCGGGAGTACGTCGCCTTTGCCACGGGCCGTCAGGTGCACGTCCTGGATGGGCGCTGCTCGCACTTCGGGGCGCACCTCGCACGGGGCAATGTGGTCGGCGACTGCCTCGAGTGCCCGTTGCACGGGTGGCGCTTTCGTGGTGACGGGACATGCGAGCAGACCCCATCGGGCGAGGATCCGCCGGCGGCTGCGGCGGTGCGGTCGTATCCGATCGCCATGCTCGGCGGGCACCTCTTCTTCCATACCGACAGCGGCCATCGCGCCCCCGCCCCCTTCTTCGCCGACGTCGCTCCCGACGACCTCATCTCGGCACCGCCCTTCTCCTTCGACGTGGCGATGCCGTGGTGGATGGTGAGCACCAACGGCTTCGACACGCAGCACTTTCTCACCGCGCACGATCGGCGACTGGCCGGGCCACCGGAGGTCCTGCGCGACGACGCCGTGTTCGAGGCACGCGCCGCGTTCGACGTCGTGGGGGGCGAGTGGCGCGACCGCGTCACCCGCCTCGTCTCGGGGCCGCGCACGGAGATGACCGTGCGCAACGCCGGCGGTGCGCTCATCCTCGTGACGTCGCGCTTCCGGCGCACGGTGACGTACGGCCTGGTGAGCATCCATCCGCGCTCTCGCACGCAGTCGCATGTTCGCACGATCGTCTGGAAGCGCCCGCGCGCCGGCCCCGCGCGCGCCTTCGATGCCGTGGATGTGCTCCTGCGCGCGTCGTTCATCCGTGCCTTCATTCAACCCGATATCGTGGCCGGCGAAGGGATCCAGTTCGACCCGCGCCGCACCATCGCGGCCGACGCGGTGGTGACGCGATACCTCGCGTGGCTCGCGGAGCACTCGGTCGCGGCTCATTCGGACGAGCCCCTGTCCGGTGCCCGACGAGGCGCACATCTTGGAGACGCACTGCCCGAGTCGGCTGGCGATCACTAG
- a CDS encoding radical SAM protein, giving the protein MVPPIASPGKVLIVTGGYLSGGEDSVVHAVWKQLLQSRHAEQSWLEAKVKATLAEPIVKGRWHAMRARRRLSPALRTLLAARDNYATPELTEVVLATALAKEGIDFELLTFDDLLRGVNDSEAKLRACSVVFASATFLRDLSELDPLVVRLKRPWNRIVVGGALAGTLHAHWEGSPLVDILAVGYGELLVPVLAHWMRSGFTVLEPPLRGRIIEKPHTRFLFSGTPAALSLDALDRPDWGLVAARRGRHYRMIHYESVRGCPYRCAFCNYPYLFDDSKFRTRSAERMADDWEHYATTLGVEYITCLDSLFTMPRARLMAFCHALVRRKLGIKWICYARADDLCDDEVVLLMREAGCIQVQVGIESGDQGQLDRMQKRTTVRENARALEACRRAGLTTVVSLIVGFPGETRATLQRTCDMLAASPPDFHFLATFSTRVATVPILQPEHAERHDLVTDANPRTVSPYWRHATMSCADVGNHVRWMANELVARRVSLDATMFYHGILHYDPSMRDEMLTFQCDALGRAPLVTRAFDRLNDWIDRRLRADVARVLPPGAPASAAPVSAALGTV; this is encoded by the coding sequence ATGGTCCCGCCGATCGCCAGCCCCGGCAAGGTCCTGATCGTCACCGGCGGCTACCTGTCGGGGGGCGAGGACAGCGTCGTGCACGCCGTGTGGAAGCAGTTGCTGCAGTCGCGACATGCGGAGCAATCGTGGCTCGAGGCCAAGGTCAAGGCGACGCTGGCCGAACCGATCGTGAAGGGACGGTGGCACGCGATGCGCGCGCGACGGCGCCTGTCGCCCGCGCTTCGCACGCTCCTCGCCGCGCGCGACAACTACGCCACCCCCGAGCTGACCGAGGTGGTCCTCGCCACCGCGCTCGCGAAGGAAGGGATCGACTTCGAGCTCCTGACCTTCGATGACCTGCTGCGCGGCGTGAACGACAGCGAGGCCAAGCTGCGTGCCTGCAGCGTGGTGTTTGCCTCGGCGACCTTCCTGCGCGACCTCAGCGAACTCGACCCACTGGTCGTGCGACTCAAGCGCCCGTGGAACCGCATCGTCGTCGGTGGGGCGCTGGCGGGCACGCTGCACGCGCACTGGGAGGGATCGCCGCTGGTCGACATCCTGGCGGTCGGCTACGGCGAGCTGCTCGTTCCGGTCCTCGCGCACTGGATGCGGTCCGGCTTCACCGTGCTCGAGCCGCCTCTGCGTGGCCGGATCATCGAGAAGCCGCATACTCGCTTCCTCTTCAGCGGCACGCCGGCGGCGCTCTCCCTCGATGCGCTCGACCGCCCCGACTGGGGACTCGTCGCCGCCCGCCGCGGGAGGCACTATCGCATGATCCACTACGAGAGCGTACGCGGCTGTCCGTATCGCTGCGCCTTCTGCAACTACCCGTACCTCTTCGACGACTCGAAGTTTCGCACGCGCTCGGCCGAGCGCATGGCCGACGACTGGGAGCACTACGCGACGACGCTGGGCGTCGAGTACATCACCTGCCTCGACTCGCTCTTCACGATGCCGCGCGCGCGCCTGATGGCGTTCTGCCATGCCCTCGTGCGACGCAAGCTTGGCATCAAGTGGATCTGCTACGCGCGCGCCGATGACCTGTGCGACGACGAGGTGGTCCTGCTCATGCGCGAGGCCGGGTGCATCCAGGTGCAAGTGGGGATCGAGTCCGGCGATCAGGGGCAGCTCGATCGCATGCAGAAGCGCACGACGGTGCGCGAGAATGCGCGTGCGCTCGAGGCCTGCCGCCGAGCGGGGCTCACGACCGTGGTCTCACTCATCGTGGGCTTCCCCGGCGAGACGCGCGCAACGCTGCAGCGTACCTGCGACATGCTGGCGGCGTCTCCTCCCGATTTCCACTTCCTCGCCACCTTCTCCACGCGCGTGGCCACGGTGCCGATCCTCCAACCCGAGCACGCGGAGCGCCACGACCTGGTGACCGATGCCAATCCGCGCACCGTGAGCCCCTATTGGCGTCATGCGACGATGTCGTGCGCCGACGTCGGCAACCACGTGCGATGGATGGCGAACGAACTCGTGGCGCGCCGCGTTTCCCTCGACGCCACCATGTTCTATCACGGGATCCTGCACTACGATCCGTCGATGCGCGACGAGATGCTCACCTTCCAGTGCGACGCCCTGGGGCGCGCCCCGCTCGTGACGCGGGCCTTCGACCGCCTCAACGACTGGATCGACCGCCGACTGCGCGCCGACGTGGCGCGCGTCCTTCCTCCGGGCGCGCCGGCGTCGGCCGCGCCGGTGTCGGCCGCGCTGGGCACGGTGTGA
- a CDS encoding B12-binding domain-containing radical SAM protein, translated as MNAEAGPTTAARPLRIALISPKGPLYRHRGGIWKKSLRYQPLTLTTLAAHIPRDVAHTVVLFDEGISDVPLDLDVDVVGITVITGTAVRAYELADHFRARGITVVLGGPHVTLIPDDAQPHADAVVVGYAEESWPQLLRDVRDGVLAPRYTQAPALEIGGRPFPRRDLLPSQHFLTNNVFEATRGCVHPCEFCVVPTAWGRKPYQKPVHEVVADIRQHGARKLIFVDLNIIADRRYAVELFTALIPLRLQWYGLSTVLLADDDELLALAQRSGCAGLLMGLESLSTANLKGNRKGFNSPEHYARVVERLHAHGIALQGCFVFGLDEDHPDVFLKTAEFAVQARIDLPRFAVVTPFPNTPLYNRLDAEGRILTKNWELYDAQHVVFQPKHMSVQELQLGIEAAWKHAYSYSSIWRRLRHSPAPWPVRIGTNLGYRFYANNLSRFYNCDWIIGRAPAGVRLPAPDEEPSVPVAS; from the coding sequence ATGAACGCCGAGGCCGGACCGACCACCGCCGCGCGACCGCTGCGCATCGCGCTCATCTCTCCCAAGGGGCCGCTGTACCGCCATCGCGGGGGGATCTGGAAGAAGTCGCTGCGCTACCAGCCGTTGACGCTGACGACGCTGGCGGCGCACATCCCGCGCGACGTGGCGCACACGGTCGTGCTCTTCGACGAAGGGATCTCGGACGTCCCGCTCGATCTTGACGTCGACGTCGTCGGGATCACCGTCATCACCGGGACCGCGGTGCGCGCCTACGAACTGGCCGATCATTTCCGTGCGCGCGGCATCACCGTGGTGCTCGGCGGGCCGCACGTCACGCTCATCCCTGACGACGCGCAACCGCACGCCGACGCGGTGGTCGTGGGCTACGCCGAGGAGTCGTGGCCGCAACTGCTGCGCGACGTGCGCGATGGAGTCCTCGCACCGCGCTACACGCAGGCGCCGGCTCTCGAGATCGGCGGGCGCCCGTTTCCGCGGCGCGACCTGCTGCCGAGCCAGCACTTCCTCACCAACAACGTCTTCGAGGCCACGCGCGGCTGCGTGCATCCGTGCGAGTTCTGCGTCGTGCCCACCGCCTGGGGGCGCAAGCCGTACCAGAAGCCGGTGCACGAAGTCGTCGCCGACATCCGGCAGCACGGGGCGCGCAAGCTCATCTTCGTCGACCTCAACATCATTGCCGATCGCCGCTACGCGGTGGAGCTCTTCACCGCCCTCATCCCGTTGCGGCTGCAATGGTACGGGCTGTCGACCGTGCTCCTCGCCGACGACGACGAGCTGCTGGCGCTGGCCCAGCGCAGCGGGTGCGCCGGGCTCCTGATGGGGCTGGAGTCGCTCTCCACCGCCAACCTCAAGGGCAACCGGAAGGGGTTCAACTCGCCCGAGCACTACGCGCGCGTGGTGGAGCGGCTGCACGCGCACGGCATCGCGCTGCAAGGGTGCTTTGTCTTCGGGCTCGACGAGGATCACCCCGACGTCTTCCTCAAGACGGCAGAATTCGCGGTCCAGGCCCGGATCGACCTGCCGCGCTTCGCGGTCGTCACCCCGTTTCCCAACACGCCGCTGTACAATCGCCTCGACGCTGAGGGGCGGATCCTCACGAAGAACTGGGAGCTGTACGACGCACAGCACGTCGTCTTCCAGCCGAAGCACATGAGCGTGCAGGAGTTGCAGCTGGGGATCGAAGCGGCGTGGAAGCACGCCTACAGCTATTCCTCCATCTGGCGCCGCCTGCGCCACTCCCCCGCCCCGTGGCCGGTGCGCATCGGCACCAACCTCGGCTACCGTTTCTACGCCAACAACCTGTCGCGCTTCTACAATTGCGACTGGATCATCGGGCGTGCGCCGGCAGGGGTTCGTTTGCCTGCGCCGGACGAGGAACCGTCGGTGCCGGTGGCCTCGTGA
- a CDS encoding B12-binding domain-containing radical SAM protein: MRITIIHPCVGRIPGQKYIRTWQMEPLPAATLAGLTPRDVEVRFYDDRMEVIPFDEATDLVAISVETYTARRAYQIASEYRRRKVPVVMGGFHASLCPDEVARYAESVVVGEAEQLWPTVVDDARHGRLQKFYRASGRSSLVGMRPDRSIFRGKRYLPIGLVEAGRGCHFTCEFCAVQTVFDATQTRRPIDQILDEIRALKDEKKLFFFVDDNITSNLRQAKEFFRALIPLGVRWVSQASINAAHDEEFLELLVRSGCQGVLIGFESLNPANLESMNKRFNQAKGGFEQALANLRRHKIRVYGTFIFGYDGDTPESFAPTVAFAQDHAFYIAAFNHLTPFPGTPLYQRLEREGRLLYDAWWLDERYSYNRIPFTPKGMAPDELQRSCLAARRTFYGWPSILRRSLDAVNRGNGFMWRNFYLINSMHRADVSLRDHYPLGDMAWQGALLPAS, encoded by the coding sequence ATGCGCATCACGATCATCCATCCGTGCGTGGGGCGCATTCCGGGACAGAAGTACATCCGCACCTGGCAGATGGAGCCGCTCCCGGCCGCGACGCTCGCCGGGCTCACGCCGCGCGACGTCGAGGTGCGCTTCTACGATGATCGCATGGAGGTCATCCCGTTCGACGAGGCGACCGACCTGGTAGCCATCAGCGTGGAGACCTACACCGCGCGGCGCGCCTACCAGATCGCCAGCGAGTACCGGCGGCGGAAAGTCCCGGTGGTGATGGGGGGCTTTCACGCCTCGCTCTGCCCCGACGAGGTCGCCCGGTACGCCGAGTCGGTGGTGGTGGGCGAGGCGGAGCAGTTGTGGCCGACGGTGGTGGACGATGCGCGGCACGGTCGCCTGCAGAAGTTCTATCGGGCAAGCGGGCGGTCCTCGCTCGTCGGCATGCGCCCCGATCGGTCGATCTTCCGCGGCAAGCGCTATCTCCCAATCGGGCTGGTGGAGGCCGGGCGCGGGTGCCACTTCACCTGCGAGTTCTGCGCGGTGCAGACCGTCTTCGACGCCACGCAGACGCGCCGCCCCATCGACCAGATCCTCGACGAGATCCGGGCGCTCAAGGACGAGAAGAAGCTCTTCTTCTTCGTCGACGACAACATCACGTCCAACCTGCGGCAGGCCAAGGAGTTCTTCCGCGCCCTGATCCCGTTAGGCGTGCGCTGGGTGAGCCAGGCGAGCATCAACGCCGCGCACGACGAGGAGTTCCTGGAGTTGCTGGTGCGCAGCGGGTGCCAGGGGGTGCTCATCGGCTTCGAGAGCCTGAACCCGGCCAACCTCGAGTCGATGAACAAGCGCTTCAACCAGGCCAAGGGGGGCTTCGAGCAGGCGCTGGCCAACCTGCGGCGCCACAAGATCCGCGTGTACGGGACCTTCATCTTCGGCTACGACGGCGACACGCCGGAGAGCTTCGCCCCCACGGTCGCCTTCGCGCAGGACCATGCCTTCTACATCGCCGCGTTCAATCACCTGACGCCGTTCCCGGGGACGCCGCTATACCAGCGACTCGAGCGCGAGGGGCGCCTGTTGTACGACGCCTGGTGGCTGGACGAACGTTACAGCTACAACCGCATCCCGTTCACGCCGAAGGGGATGGCGCCTGACGAGTTGCAGCGCTCGTGCCTGGCGGCGCGGCGCACGTTCTACGGGTGGCCGAGCATCCTGCGCCGCAGCCTCGACGCGGTGAACCGCGGCAACGGCTTCATGTGGCGCAACTTCTATCTCATCAACTCGATGCATCGTGCCGACGTGAGCCTGCGCGACCACTATCCGCTGGGGGACATGGCGTGGCAGGGCGCACTGCTGCCGGCGAGCTGA
- a CDS encoding GH3 auxin-responsive promoter family protein, which yields MSLGAAVANALWLATGLGATRRFERALGDTGAAQRRWLLAQLQRHSASEFGQAHDFGALHSPADFARRVPLSCYDDVAPAIERVRRGARDVLAVGRVTHLAPTSGSSGARKLIPFTASLQAGFNAAVNRWMNDLARQRPALVGGPAYWSVSPLAEPEAVDAAGRPPDAIPVGFADDADYLGAGAAWLVRQALAAPSALRHVRDPQAFWALTALALLRRRDLRLVSIWHPSFLTLLVEGAACAWPALLDAIASGDCPWIDALPSAARDGWRVAPDAARSAELRRIGAEEWTAWWPELQLVSCWGEQAAEAGWRALVQRLPHVLVQPKGLLATEGVVTIPLHATHVLAVTSHFFEFLDERGEARLAHQLERGGHYEVVITNGGGLWRYRLGDMVECTGQLRTAPTLRFLGRTGRVSDLRGEKLSEPVVAEALRAAWRGDAPPAYAALRAWTERGRAGYELLISDEVDVGDVDGIRARLEEALHANPHYALARRLGQLEPLRVAVVAHDAAVSELRAHAGRLGDAKPRLLLPVVYAPP from the coding sequence GTGAGCCTCGGCGCCGCGGTCGCCAATGCGCTCTGGCTCGCCACCGGACTCGGCGCCACTCGGCGCTTCGAGCGGGCGTTAGGCGACACGGGCGCAGCGCAACGCCGATGGCTGCTCGCGCAGCTGCAGCGCCATTCGGCCAGCGAGTTCGGACAGGCGCACGACTTTGGGGCGCTCCATTCGCCTGCCGACTTCGCGCGCCGCGTCCCGCTCTCCTGCTACGACGACGTGGCCCCCGCTATCGAGCGCGTGCGGCGCGGCGCCCGCGACGTGCTCGCGGTAGGGCGCGTCACGCACCTGGCCCCCACCAGCGGGTCGAGCGGCGCGCGCAAGCTCATCCCGTTCACCGCGTCGCTGCAGGCCGGCTTCAATGCCGCGGTGAACCGCTGGATGAACGACCTGGCGCGGCAGCGCCCGGCGCTCGTGGGTGGTCCCGCCTACTGGTCGGTGTCGCCGCTCGCGGAGCCCGAGGCGGTGGACGCTGCGGGACGTCCGCCAGATGCAATTCCGGTGGGATTTGCCGACGACGCCGACTACCTCGGCGCGGGCGCCGCCTGGCTCGTGCGGCAGGCACTGGCCGCCCCCTCGGCGCTCCGCCACGTGCGGGACCCGCAGGCATTCTGGGCGCTCACCGCACTCGCCCTCCTGCGGCGGCGCGACCTGCGCCTGGTCTCGATCTGGCATCCCTCGTTCCTCACCCTCCTCGTCGAAGGCGCCGCGTGCGCGTGGCCCGCCCTGCTCGACGCCATCGCGAGCGGCGACTGCCCGTGGATCGACGCGCTTCCATCCGCCGCGCGCGACGGATGGCGCGTGGCTCCGGACGCGGCCCGCAGCGCGGAGCTGCGGCGCATCGGGGCCGAGGAGTGGACGGCGTGGTGGCCGGAGTTGCAGCTGGTGAGCTGCTGGGGCGAACAGGCCGCCGAAGCCGGGTGGCGCGCGCTCGTGCAACGCCTGCCGCACGTGCTCGTGCAACCCAAGGGGCTGCTGGCCACGGAGGGGGTGGTCACGATCCCCCTGCACGCGACGCACGTGCTGGCGGTCACCTCGCACTTCTTCGAGTTCCTCGACGAACGCGGCGAGGCGCGCCTGGCGCACCAGCTGGAACGCGGCGGGCACTACGAGGTTGTGATCACGAACGGCGGCGGGTTGTGGCGCTATCGCCTGGGCGACATGGTCGAGTGTACCGGACAGCTCAGGACTGCACCGACGCTGCGCTTCCTGGGACGCACGGGGCGGGTGAGCGACCTGCGGGGCGAGAAGTTGAGTGAACCCGTCGTGGCAGAGGCGCTTCGCGCGGCGTGGCGTGGGGACGCGCCACCGGCATACGCCGCGCTGCGAGCATGGACCGAACGGGGGCGGGCCGGCTACGAACTGCTGATCTCGGACGAGGTCGATGTCGGCGACGTCGACGGCATTCGTGCCCGACTCGAAGAGGCCCTGCACGCCAATCCGCACTACGCCCTCGCGCGGCGGCTCGGACAGCTCGAACCTCTGCGTGTCGCCGTCGTGGCGCACGATGCCGCCGTCTCCGAACTCCGCGCGCACGCGGGACGACTGGGCGACGCCAAGCCGCGTCTCCTGCTCCCGGTCGTCTACGCGCCGCCGTGA
- a CDS encoding DUF4397 domain-containing protein produces MRTHFVLAALATLTLVASCAADSPTATPDVVGTGVRVINGYDAPVDVVIDGVVARAGLAAGEFASVGAAAGNRILQVRVAGGTAAALAVRVGSGRLSSVAATRAGSSTLALQSLDDTNTVVPSGATKLRVLHLASRAGEVQVWRTQPDYQTPVRWAFPFNYNAVNTYYQSTPGAWEVRVWTDTASYRPGDARGWAAALDTARITLAGGGKKTVVILDAGAGRVKLEVID; encoded by the coding sequence ATGCGCACGCATTTCGTACTCGCCGCCCTCGCGACGCTCACCCTGGTCGCCAGCTGTGCCGCCGACTCGCCTACCGCGACGCCCGATGTGGTCGGCACCGGCGTGCGTGTCATCAACGGCTACGATGCCCCAGTGGACGTCGTCATCGACGGTGTGGTCGCGCGCGCGGGGCTCGCCGCCGGCGAATTCGCGAGCGTCGGGGCCGCCGCTGGCAATCGCATCTTGCAGGTGCGCGTCGCCGGCGGGACAGCGGCAGCGCTCGCGGTTCGCGTGGGCTCGGGACGACTCTCCTCCGTGGCCGCGACCCGCGCCGGGAGCAGCACGCTCGCCCTGCAGTCGCTGGATGACACCAACACCGTGGTCCCGTCCGGGGCCACGAAGCTCCGCGTGCTGCATCTCGCATCGAGGGCCGGCGAGGTTCAGGTCTGGCGCACGCAGCCGGATTATCAGACCCCGGTTCGTTGGGCCTTCCCGTTCAACTACAACGCGGTCAACACCTACTACCAGAGCACGCCGGGCGCGTGGGAAGTGCGCGTCTGGACCGACACCGCGAGCTATCGCCCGGGCGACGCGCGCGGTTGGGCCGCGGCCCTCGACACGGCACGTATCACGCTGGCCGGCGGCGGCAAGAAGACCGTCGTGATCCTCGATGCCGGCGCCGGGCGGGTGAAGCTCGAAGTCATCGACTGA